One region of Haladaptatus cibarius D43 genomic DNA includes:
- a CDS encoding MFS transporter: protein MWPVYTLFLLLRGLSFTQIGITGTATALAAIIGEIPTGYVGDRIGRRNSLIISQLLFASVPAGLVISHSFPAFLLVFSLLGIAETFQTGSGDAWLYDTLDDKEKTELFTHIRGRGGAIRKWVGAGTMIAGGVLYTVEPTYPFIAATILSTFGAVVLVTLPKSSNYASDEDTAAFRTVDAFVAVRKQLSQPPLRSFVIYISLLFAVIRASEEFIQPITANAIDGYLTSNVFFGYMLPEEVALGVMYAAFTVVSAVASDYASNARQLLGLRRVVLAVPIVTSLLMLFPIIVPVFVVPVFFVMQSAKSLMRPITNQYINDNAQSFGRATVLSAVSMVYALMTIPFMLLGGVAADTWEPVVAVTAIGVLFLAAAALSYVWESPISKSTTDTSVDKSTN, encoded by the coding sequence ATGTGGCCAGTTTATACGCTATTTCTACTGTTACGTGGGTTGTCGTTTACGCAAATCGGAATTACTGGAACCGCGACAGCACTTGCTGCAATCATTGGTGAGATTCCAACGGGGTACGTCGGTGACCGTATCGGTCGCCGAAACAGCCTCATCATCAGCCAGTTGCTGTTCGCGTCTGTTCCCGCGGGACTTGTGATTTCACACAGCTTTCCTGCATTTCTTCTCGTCTTTTCCCTACTCGGAATTGCAGAAACGTTCCAAACGGGGAGTGGTGACGCTTGGCTGTACGACACACTGGACGATAAGGAGAAAACGGAACTCTTCACTCACATTCGTGGGCGCGGTGGTGCAATTCGAAAATGGGTCGGCGCAGGGACGATGATAGCCGGCGGAGTTCTCTACACGGTTGAGCCGACCTATCCGTTCATCGCCGCAACGATTCTTAGCACCTTCGGCGCAGTCGTCTTGGTGACGCTGCCGAAGAGTTCGAACTATGCCAGTGATGAGGATACCGCGGCATTTCGGACAGTTGATGCGTTCGTCGCGGTTCGAAAGCAACTCTCTCAACCACCTCTTCGTTCGTTTGTCATCTATATCAGCCTTCTATTTGCAGTTATTCGCGCATCGGAGGAGTTTATTCAGCCGATTACCGCTAACGCTATTGACGGCTATCTAACTTCGAACGTGTTCTTCGGATACATGCTTCCAGAAGAGGTCGCCCTCGGTGTGATGTATGCCGCGTTTACCGTCGTATCCGCCGTAGCAAGCGACTACGCGAGTAACGCTCGCCAACTCTTGGGCCTTCGCCGAGTCGTCCTTGCTGTTCCGATAGTCACCTCTCTCCTCATGCTTTTCCCAATAATCGTTCCCGTGTTCGTCGTTCCAGTGTTTTTCGTTATGCAGTCGGCGAAGTCGCTAATGAGGCCGATAACGAATCAGTACATCAACGACAATGCTCAATCCTTCGGCCGTGCAACGGTACTGAGCGCGGTCAGTATGGTTTACGCACTCATGACGATTCCGTTCATGCTTCTGGGTGGTGTTGCGGCTGATACATGGGAACCTGTCGTTGCAGTAACTGCGATAGGTGTTCTGTTTCTGGCCGCTGCAGCACTGTCTTACGTGTGGGAATCGCCTATCTCTAAATCCACGACTGACACATCTGTGGATAAATCTACGAACTGA
- a CDS encoding alpha/beta hydrolase family protein: MTQTPTRRRVLQAVGTATVVSLAGCSSDSDDETATGTTGQGITDATTAGTGSTTGSSTTSGGDETADETTGKTTDETTEETTGGTEPQEGGGDVQFTTSKGTTVQGTLLGDGSCGVVFAHGDKFNRRDWRPQMETVANKGYACLSVDLNFDDRSTTSEYLLAAIRYLRERAGVTKVVLFGAGTGADAVVKTNARAKSGTIDGNLILSAEGPADAAEIQGWSLFVVSQNDNDRFVQATEQMHENASGQKRLEKLSGSAHGQAVFEDGRAGDHMMNLVFHFLGTVCGR, translated from the coding sequence ATGACGCAAACACCAACACGGCGCCGCGTTCTTCAAGCGGTCGGAACCGCCACGGTGGTTAGCCTCGCTGGTTGTTCGTCGGACAGCGACGACGAAACGGCCACTGGAACAACCGGGCAGGGAATCACAGATGCGACGACAGCAGGAACAGGTTCTACGACGGGAAGTAGCACGACGAGTGGTGGGGATGAAACCGCGGATGAGACGACTGGCAAAACTACCGACGAAACGACCGAGGAGACGACGGGCGGAACAGAACCACAGGAAGGTGGTGGAGACGTGCAGTTTACGACCAGCAAGGGTACGACGGTACAAGGAACACTTCTCGGCGATGGGTCGTGTGGTGTCGTTTTCGCTCACGGTGATAAATTCAATCGACGAGACTGGCGTCCGCAGATGGAAACGGTGGCAAACAAGGGGTACGCTTGTCTCTCCGTGGATCTGAATTTTGACGACCGAAGCACGACGTCGGAGTATCTTCTCGCCGCAATTCGATACCTCCGTGAGCGCGCAGGCGTAACCAAAGTCGTGCTGTTCGGAGCGGGCACAGGAGCGGATGCGGTCGTCAAAACGAATGCACGGGCCAAGTCAGGAACTATCGACGGCAATTTGATTCTCTCCGCTGAGGGGCCAGCAGATGCCGCCGAGATTCAGGGTTGGTCGTTATTCGTCGTGAGTCAAAACGATAACGACCGGTTCGTCCAGGCAACGGAGCAGATGCACGAGAATGCATCCGGTCAGAAACGACTTGAGAAATTATCCGGGTCGGCCCATGGACAAGCAGTCTTCGAAGATGGGAGAGCGGGCGACCACATGATGAATCTCGTATTTCATTTCCTCGGGACAGTCTGTGGACGGTGA
- a CDS encoding DUF373 family protein — MLLVLCVDLDDDLGRKTDFETPVIGRDNVEAAAVALATADPEDSDVNVMFEGVHLYDRIDADESVEVAVVTGNEGSDISANREVGEEVDTVLASISTSEEITTVIVTDGAQDESVVPVIRSRIPVDGVRRVVVRQAQDLESMYYTIKQVLNDPETRGTLLVPLGILLLIYPLALLADRIGMPGAVLGGTSALLGLYILFRGLGLERSVDHVAEKTRNSLYSGRVTLITYVVAAALLVVGGVSGVETLEMVRAERGGADLGALRVLASLVYGAVVWFSAAGITSSLGQITDEYLDDEFEWRYLNAPFYVLSIGGVLYAVSAYFLSRVSLEFLAGMLTAGTLLGLTSTLIFAIAESRYSRSGRARVS, encoded by the coding sequence ATGCTGTTGGTGCTGTGTGTTGACCTCGACGACGACCTCGGCCGAAAGACCGACTTCGAAACTCCGGTTATCGGTCGAGACAACGTCGAGGCCGCCGCGGTCGCGCTCGCAACCGCAGACCCCGAGGATAGCGACGTGAACGTCATGTTCGAGGGCGTCCATCTGTACGACCGCATCGACGCGGACGAGAGCGTCGAAGTCGCGGTCGTCACCGGAAACGAAGGAAGTGACATCAGCGCAAACCGGGAAGTCGGCGAGGAAGTGGACACCGTCCTTGCAAGCATCAGCACGAGCGAGGAGATTACCACCGTCATCGTCACCGACGGCGCGCAGGACGAAAGTGTCGTCCCGGTCATCCGCTCTCGGATTCCCGTCGATGGCGTCCGCCGCGTCGTCGTCCGACAGGCGCAGGATTTGGAGTCGATGTACTACACCATCAAACAGGTGTTGAACGACCCCGAAACGCGCGGAACGCTCCTCGTGCCGCTCGGCATCCTCCTGCTTATCTACCCGCTCGCGCTTCTCGCAGACCGGATCGGAATGCCGGGTGCGGTTCTCGGCGGCACCTCCGCACTGCTTGGATTATACATTCTGTTTCGCGGACTCGGACTGGAGCGCTCGGTTGACCACGTCGCAGAAAAGACCCGGAACAGCCTGTATTCCGGCCGAGTGACGCTCATCACCTACGTCGTGGCCGCGGCTCTGCTCGTCGTTGGCGGCGTCAGCGGCGTCGAAACCCTCGAAATGGTGCGCGCCGAGCGTGGCGGTGCCGACCTCGGCGCGCTTCGGGTACTCGCCTCCCTCGTTTACGGCGCAGTCGTGTGGTTTTCCGCGGCGGGAATCACCTCCAGCCTCGGCCAAATCACCGACGAATACCTCGACGACGAGTTCGAATGGCGCTACCTGAATGCGCCCTTCTACGTCCTCTCCATCGGTGGGGTGCTGTACGCCGTCAGTGCCTACTTCCTCAGCCGAGTTTCGCTTGAGTTCCTCGCTGGAATGCTGACCGCGGGAACCCTGCTCGGACTCACCAGTACGCTCATCTTCGCCATCGCAGAGTCGCGGTACTCTCGCTCCGGTCGGGCGCGGGTGAGTTAA